Proteins from one Periplaneta americana isolate PAMFEO1 chromosome 6, P.americana_PAMFEO1_priV1, whole genome shotgun sequence genomic window:
- the LOC138701010 gene encoding zinc finger protein ZFP2-like isoform X3 — MDVLKSEFISNETNSVDAISYDDKKETKNDIFPALHRGIEINQNSSCKFLGADEIENERISNSENDPLNTQNKFSAIYIKQETFTEDVNFPEIKCEIEVRLEKELQYDTSLDEELQEHHESSERNCVDKFTSDASDQQRICGLDTALWCHNLNQDHYDADVDESQLNVSSKKLAQENNCHEVVDGEAVPFKCNICGKRYKRRWHLSEHGRTHSKKCLKCSACPETFTTRYHLRRHQLLIHQKEDSYKCNICHKSFAERSYLSRHQVIHTGEKPYRCPECGKSFRWRVQRDVHRRTHSGERPFECDVCGKSFTQHCTLVLHGRTHSKERPFKCDICGKTFATRNVIQKHLRVHSGEKPFKCNICDMTFAWRGVLEQHKLLHTGERPFKCDICGKSFTQRSVLIYHVNTHKKEKPFKCNICLKTFSSGTNMKKHSLIHSGERPFKCDICGRTFIRRYDLNRHGSTHSGEKTTK, encoded by the exons ATGGATGTTTTGAAAAGTGAATTCATTTCAAATGAGACTAACTCTGTGGACGCTATAAGTTATGACGacaaaaaagaaacgaaaaatgACATTTTCCCTGCATTACATCGCGGGATAGAG ATAAATCAGAATTCATCATGTAAATTTTTGGGTGCGGATGAAATAGAAAATGAACGCATTTCAAATTCTGAAAATGATCCATTGAATACACAGAATAAATTTTCTGCAATATACATCAAACAAGAAACTTTTACAGAGGACGTAAATTTTCCTGAAATCAAGTGTGAGATTGAGGTGAGACTC GAAAAAGAACTCCAGTATGATACTTCTCTGGATGAAGAACTGCAAGAGCACCACGAAAGTTCTGAAcgaaa TTGTGTTGATAAATTTACATCTGATGCTAGTGACCAGCAAAGAATATGTGGTCTTGACACTGCtttgtggtgtcataacttgaatCAAGACCATTATGATGCTGACGTTGACGAATCACAGCTTAATGTCAGTAGTAAAAAGTTAGCACAAGAGAATAATTGCCATGAAGTAGTTGATGGTGAAGCTGTACCTTTCAAGTGCAACATTTGTGGTAAGCGATATAAGAGACGATGGCAtctttcagaacatggaaggacaCACAGCAAGAAATGTCTGAAATGTAGTGCGTGTCCAGAGACCTTCACGACGCGCTACCACCTGAGAAGACACCAGCTACTCATACACCAGAAAGAGGATTCATACAAATGTAACATCTGTCACAAGTCCTTCGCTGAACGTTCATATCTTTCTAGACATCAAGTCATTCACACAGGTGAGAAACCTTATAGATGTCCTGAGTGTGGGAAGAGCTTCAGGTGGCGCGTTCAGCGAGATGTTCATCGTCGTACTCACAGCGGGGAACGGCCTTTTGAATGTGACGTCTGTGGAAAATCTTTCACACAACATTGTACCTTAGTATTACACGGCAGAACTCACAGCAAAGAaagacctttcaaatgtgatatttgcGGAAAAACTTTCGCAACGCGAAATGTAATCCAAAAGCATTTGCGCGTCCATAGTGGAgaaaaaccttttaagtgtaacaTATGCGACATGACTTTCGCTTGGCGTGGTGTTCTTGAACAACATAAACTCTTGCATACTGGAGAGcgacctttcaaatgtgatatttgtggtaaATCTTTCACTCAGCGTTCGGTTCTTATATACCATGTTAATACCCACAAAAAggagaagcctttcaaatgtaACATTTGCTTAAAAACTTTCTCCTCGGGAACAAATATGAAGAAACATTCGTTAATACACAGTGGAGAGCGTCCTTTTAAATGTGACATTTGTGGCAGAACTTTCATACGACGTTATGATCTCAATAGACATGGTAGTACTCACAGTGGCGaaaaaacaactaaataa
- the LOC138701010 gene encoding zinc finger protein 845-like isoform X4: protein MNNLSSIHCIKEEAAPVGTTVSNIKCEAEINQNSSCKFLGADEIENERISNSENDPLNTQNKFSAIYIKQETFTEDVNFPEIKCEIEVRLEKELQYDTSLDEELQEHHESSERNCVDKFTSDASDQQRICGLDTALWCHNLNQDHYDADVDESQLNVSSKKLAQENNCHEVVDGEAVPFKCNICGKRYKRRWHLSEHGRTHSKKCLKCSACPETFTTRYHLRRHQLLIHQKEDSYKCNICHKSFAERSYLSRHQVIHTGEKPYRCPECGKSFRWRVQRDVHRRTHSGERPFECDVCGKSFTQHCTLVLHGRTHSKERPFKCDICGKTFATRNVIQKHLRVHSGEKPFKCNICDMTFAWRGVLEQHKLLHTGERPFKCDICGKSFTQRSVLIYHVNTHKKEKPFKCNICLKTFSSGTNMKKHSLIHSGERPFKCDICGRTFIRRYDLNRHGSTHSGEKTTK from the exons atgaataatcttTCTTCCATACATTGTATAAAAGAAGAAGCTGCTCCAGTTGGTACAACAGTGTCTAATATTAAATGTGAGGCTGAG ATAAATCAGAATTCATCATGTAAATTTTTGGGTGCGGATGAAATAGAAAATGAACGCATTTCAAATTCTGAAAATGATCCATTGAATACACAGAATAAATTTTCTGCAATATACATCAAACAAGAAACTTTTACAGAGGACGTAAATTTTCCTGAAATCAAGTGTGAGATTGAGGTGAGACTC GAAAAAGAACTCCAGTATGATACTTCTCTGGATGAAGAACTGCAAGAGCACCACGAAAGTTCTGAAcgaaa TTGTGTTGATAAATTTACATCTGATGCTAGTGACCAGCAAAGAATATGTGGTCTTGACACTGCtttgtggtgtcataacttgaatCAAGACCATTATGATGCTGACGTTGACGAATCACAGCTTAATGTCAGTAGTAAAAAGTTAGCACAAGAGAATAATTGCCATGAAGTAGTTGATGGTGAAGCTGTACCTTTCAAGTGCAACATTTGTGGTAAGCGATATAAGAGACGATGGCAtctttcagaacatggaaggacaCACAGCAAGAAATGTCTGAAATGTAGTGCGTGTCCAGAGACCTTCACGACGCGCTACCACCTGAGAAGACACCAGCTACTCATACACCAGAAAGAGGATTCATACAAATGTAACATCTGTCACAAGTCCTTCGCTGAACGTTCATATCTTTCTAGACATCAAGTCATTCACACAGGTGAGAAACCTTATAGATGTCCTGAGTGTGGGAAGAGCTTCAGGTGGCGCGTTCAGCGAGATGTTCATCGTCGTACTCACAGCGGGGAACGGCCTTTTGAATGTGACGTCTGTGGAAAATCTTTCACACAACATTGTACCTTAGTATTACACGGCAGAACTCACAGCAAAGAaagacctttcaaatgtgatatttgcGGAAAAACTTTCGCAACGCGAAATGTAATCCAAAAGCATTTGCGCGTCCATAGTGGAgaaaaaccttttaagtgtaacaTATGCGACATGACTTTCGCTTGGCGTGGTGTTCTTGAACAACATAAACTCTTGCATACTGGAGAGcgacctttcaaatgtgatatttgtggtaaATCTTTCACTCAGCGTTCGGTTCTTATATACCATGTTAATACCCACAAAAAggagaagcctttcaaatgtaACATTTGCTTAAAAACTTTCTCCTCGGGAACAAATATGAAGAAACATTCGTTAATACACAGTGGAGAGCGTCCTTTTAAATGTGACATTTGTGGCAGAACTTTCATACGACGTTATGATCTCAATAGACATGGTAGTACTCACAGTGGCGaaaaaacaactaaataa
- the LOC138701010 gene encoding zinc finger protein ZFP2-like isoform X1 → MCSWRSFVSEYYITRQYRRQWTMKLSARYKVEIRSVISSAKMDVLKSEFISNETNSVDAISYDDKKETKNDIFPALHRGIEINQNSSCKFLGADEIENERISNSENDPLNTQNKFSAIYIKQETFTEDVNFPEIKCEIEVRLEKELQYDTSLDEELQEHHESSERNCVDKFTSDASDQQRICGLDTALWCHNLNQDHYDADVDESQLNVSSKKLAQENNCHEVVDGEAVPFKCNICGKRYKRRWHLSEHGRTHSKKCLKCSACPETFTTRYHLRRHQLLIHQKEDSYKCNICHKSFAERSYLSRHQVIHTGEKPYRCPECGKSFRWRVQRDVHRRTHSGERPFECDVCGKSFTQHCTLVLHGRTHSKERPFKCDICGKTFATRNVIQKHLRVHSGEKPFKCNICDMTFAWRGVLEQHKLLHTGERPFKCDICGKSFTQRSVLIYHVNTHKKEKPFKCNICLKTFSSGTNMKKHSLIHSGERPFKCDICGRTFIRRYDLNRHGSTHSGEKTTK, encoded by the exons ATGTGTTCTTGGCGTTCTTTTGTATCCGAATATTACATTACTCGACAATACAGAAGACAATGGACAATGAAATtatcagccag ataTAAAGTCGAAATCCGGTCTGTCATTTCATCAGCAAAGATGGATGTTTTGAAAAGTGAATTCATTTCAAATGAGACTAACTCTGTGGACGCTATAAGTTATGACGacaaaaaagaaacgaaaaatgACATTTTCCCTGCATTACATCGCGGGATAGAG ATAAATCAGAATTCATCATGTAAATTTTTGGGTGCGGATGAAATAGAAAATGAACGCATTTCAAATTCTGAAAATGATCCATTGAATACACAGAATAAATTTTCTGCAATATACATCAAACAAGAAACTTTTACAGAGGACGTAAATTTTCCTGAAATCAAGTGTGAGATTGAGGTGAGACTC GAAAAAGAACTCCAGTATGATACTTCTCTGGATGAAGAACTGCAAGAGCACCACGAAAGTTCTGAAcgaaa TTGTGTTGATAAATTTACATCTGATGCTAGTGACCAGCAAAGAATATGTGGTCTTGACACTGCtttgtggtgtcataacttgaatCAAGACCATTATGATGCTGACGTTGACGAATCACAGCTTAATGTCAGTAGTAAAAAGTTAGCACAAGAGAATAATTGCCATGAAGTAGTTGATGGTGAAGCTGTACCTTTCAAGTGCAACATTTGTGGTAAGCGATATAAGAGACGATGGCAtctttcagaacatggaaggacaCACAGCAAGAAATGTCTGAAATGTAGTGCGTGTCCAGAGACCTTCACGACGCGCTACCACCTGAGAAGACACCAGCTACTCATACACCAGAAAGAGGATTCATACAAATGTAACATCTGTCACAAGTCCTTCGCTGAACGTTCATATCTTTCTAGACATCAAGTCATTCACACAGGTGAGAAACCTTATAGATGTCCTGAGTGTGGGAAGAGCTTCAGGTGGCGCGTTCAGCGAGATGTTCATCGTCGTACTCACAGCGGGGAACGGCCTTTTGAATGTGACGTCTGTGGAAAATCTTTCACACAACATTGTACCTTAGTATTACACGGCAGAACTCACAGCAAAGAaagacctttcaaatgtgatatttgcGGAAAAACTTTCGCAACGCGAAATGTAATCCAAAAGCATTTGCGCGTCCATAGTGGAgaaaaaccttttaagtgtaacaTATGCGACATGACTTTCGCTTGGCGTGGTGTTCTTGAACAACATAAACTCTTGCATACTGGAGAGcgacctttcaaatgtgatatttgtggtaaATCTTTCACTCAGCGTTCGGTTCTTATATACCATGTTAATACCCACAAAAAggagaagcctttcaaatgtaACATTTGCTTAAAAACTTTCTCCTCGGGAACAAATATGAAGAAACATTCGTTAATACACAGTGGAGAGCGTCCTTTTAAATGTGACATTTGTGGCAGAACTTTCATACGACGTTATGATCTCAATAGACATGGTAGTACTCACAGTGGCGaaaaaacaactaaataa
- the LOC138701010 gene encoding zinc finger protein ZFP2-like isoform X2 encodes MCSWRSFVSEYYITRQYRRQWTMKLSARYKVEIRSVISSAKMDVLKSEFISNETNSVDAISYDDKKETKNDIFPALHRGIEINQNSSCKFLGADEIENERISNSENDPLNTQNKFSAIYIKQETFTEDVNFPEIKCEIEEKELQYDTSLDEELQEHHESSERNCVDKFTSDASDQQRICGLDTALWCHNLNQDHYDADVDESQLNVSSKKLAQENNCHEVVDGEAVPFKCNICGKRYKRRWHLSEHGRTHSKKCLKCSACPETFTTRYHLRRHQLLIHQKEDSYKCNICHKSFAERSYLSRHQVIHTGEKPYRCPECGKSFRWRVQRDVHRRTHSGERPFECDVCGKSFTQHCTLVLHGRTHSKERPFKCDICGKTFATRNVIQKHLRVHSGEKPFKCNICDMTFAWRGVLEQHKLLHTGERPFKCDICGKSFTQRSVLIYHVNTHKKEKPFKCNICLKTFSSGTNMKKHSLIHSGERPFKCDICGRTFIRRYDLNRHGSTHSGEKTTK; translated from the exons ATGTGTTCTTGGCGTTCTTTTGTATCCGAATATTACATTACTCGACAATACAGAAGACAATGGACAATGAAATtatcagccag ataTAAAGTCGAAATCCGGTCTGTCATTTCATCAGCAAAGATGGATGTTTTGAAAAGTGAATTCATTTCAAATGAGACTAACTCTGTGGACGCTATAAGTTATGACGacaaaaaagaaacgaaaaatgACATTTTCCCTGCATTACATCGCGGGATAGAG ATAAATCAGAATTCATCATGTAAATTTTTGGGTGCGGATGAAATAGAAAATGAACGCATTTCAAATTCTGAAAATGATCCATTGAATACACAGAATAAATTTTCTGCAATATACATCAAACAAGAAACTTTTACAGAGGACGTAAATTTTCCTGAAATCAAGTGTGAGATTGAG GAAAAAGAACTCCAGTATGATACTTCTCTGGATGAAGAACTGCAAGAGCACCACGAAAGTTCTGAAcgaaa TTGTGTTGATAAATTTACATCTGATGCTAGTGACCAGCAAAGAATATGTGGTCTTGACACTGCtttgtggtgtcataacttgaatCAAGACCATTATGATGCTGACGTTGACGAATCACAGCTTAATGTCAGTAGTAAAAAGTTAGCACAAGAGAATAATTGCCATGAAGTAGTTGATGGTGAAGCTGTACCTTTCAAGTGCAACATTTGTGGTAAGCGATATAAGAGACGATGGCAtctttcagaacatggaaggacaCACAGCAAGAAATGTCTGAAATGTAGTGCGTGTCCAGAGACCTTCACGACGCGCTACCACCTGAGAAGACACCAGCTACTCATACACCAGAAAGAGGATTCATACAAATGTAACATCTGTCACAAGTCCTTCGCTGAACGTTCATATCTTTCTAGACATCAAGTCATTCACACAGGTGAGAAACCTTATAGATGTCCTGAGTGTGGGAAGAGCTTCAGGTGGCGCGTTCAGCGAGATGTTCATCGTCGTACTCACAGCGGGGAACGGCCTTTTGAATGTGACGTCTGTGGAAAATCTTTCACACAACATTGTACCTTAGTATTACACGGCAGAACTCACAGCAAAGAaagacctttcaaatgtgatatttgcGGAAAAACTTTCGCAACGCGAAATGTAATCCAAAAGCATTTGCGCGTCCATAGTGGAgaaaaaccttttaagtgtaacaTATGCGACATGACTTTCGCTTGGCGTGGTGTTCTTGAACAACATAAACTCTTGCATACTGGAGAGcgacctttcaaatgtgatatttgtggtaaATCTTTCACTCAGCGTTCGGTTCTTATATACCATGTTAATACCCACAAAAAggagaagcctttcaaatgtaACATTTGCTTAAAAACTTTCTCCTCGGGAACAAATATGAAGAAACATTCGTTAATACACAGTGGAGAGCGTCCTTTTAAATGTGACATTTGTGGCAGAACTTTCATACGACGTTATGATCTCAATAGACATGGTAGTACTCACAGTGGCGaaaaaacaactaaataa
- the LOC138701011 gene encoding uncharacterized protein isoform X7 encodes MPKSENRFRYLWCCNPLGHQGHTRKTDAAVKNKCQNLRSNPMREKRKLKSSPSCCKAQRSKTTWPFMESMNLLDQTLQARETSGNVNCNILVGNEDLGNGNDRQCFHEEQLGTSTGMQSLAVLHDKLATAKQTGKKRRGRTAKNYFKHLNKTTTKQAEDINDPDLMFLQSLLPLIRHLSPLQNLEFKEEVINLLKQKFNLNQNYLCHIDGIVEDLKARRNSIAGTYPANSLHCEKERVETFDASPSVDSETVNIKSEDDISSNNEVEIKCEPNFDGEDDPLNANDISPNYEGEINCQMSSSCEDDPLNTHKSLNEECETKYQVSVKNEVDLLDVPLTDVKVECRSYEDFH; translated from the exons atgCTGCTGTcaaaaataagtgtcaaaatttgAGAAGCAATCCTATGCGAGAGAAAAGGAAGTTAAAAAGTTCACCATCATGCTGTAAGGCACAAAGATCAAAAACAACATGGCCTTTTATGGAATCTATGAATTTATTAGACCAAACGCTTCAGGCAAGAGAAACATCAGGAAATGTGAATTGTAATATCCTTGTAGGTAATGAAGACCTGGGAAATGGCAATGACAGACAATGTTTTCATGAAGAACAACTGGGAACTAGCACAGGAATGCAGAGTCTAGCAGTCCTCCATGACAAGCTTGCAACTGCTAAGCAAACAGGCAAAAAAAGAAGAGGCAGAACAGCTAAAAACTACTTCAAACATCTAAATAAAACAACAACCAAGCAGGCAGAAGATATCAACGACCCAGATCTAATGTTTCTGCAGAGTTTACTACCTTTGATAAGACACCTTTCACCTCTTCAAAACTTGGAATTTAAAgaagaagttattaatttgcTGAAACAAAAATTTAACTTGAATCAAAACTATCTGTGTCACATTGACG GAATTGTCGAAGACTTAAAAGCTAGAAGAAATTCAATTGCTGGAACATATCCTGCAAATTCACTCCATTGTGAGAAGGAGAGAGTTGAGACTTTTGACGCTTCGCCTTCAGTGGACTCTGAAACG GTGAACATAAAATCAGAGGATGATATATCTTCAAATAATGAAGTGGAAATCAAATGCGAGCCTAATTTTGATGGTGAAGATGATCCACTTAATGCAAATGACATATCCCCGAATTATGAAGGTGAAATCAATTGCCAGATGAGTTCAAGTTGTGAGGACGATCCATTGAATACACACAAATCTTTGaatgaagaatgtgaaactaaGTACCAAGTAAGCGTAAAAAATGAAGTTGATCTACTTGATGTGCCTTTGACTGATGTTAAAGTCGAATGCCGAAGTTACGAAGACTTCCATTAA